GCCGCCACCCGCCGGGCGCGGTCCGCGAGCGCCTGCTCTCCGTCACCGGCCGCCGGTTCCCCGCCCCCGCCGCACCCCGGCAAGGCGCCGGCCGGCGCCGTCCCGGCCGGCGGAACGACAGCGCGCGGGCAACTGGTGTGCTATGGCCTCCCGGTGGGTCCGCCCGTACCGCCACTGTGACGTGTGCGGGGCCGGGACGGTTCACCGGGAGGGGAGTAAGGGTGAGGAGGCCCGGGGCCGGCCCGTGCGGGGCAGGTGCGGGGGCGGGCCCCGGGCCTCCTGGAGGGACCGGGCCGGCCGGACGGGCGCGTGGGATCACGGCGTGGGCGCCGCGCCGGGGCGTGGTGCTCGGCCGGAACCCCCGGCCGGCCGGACCGGAGTCGTGGTTGAACGTAACACCACTGCAATCCTTTGCGAAAGGCCTTGCAGGAGGCCGGAGCCTGTTGGTTTCCGCCCGATGACCCACATGTGAGCGGAGTGTGTCGCAGGGGTTGACCTCGCGCCGGACGGCTCGTACGGTCACGTCCGAAAACTGTTGCTGCCGTCTTGCAGCAAGAAGATTCAACCGGCCTTGCGGGCATGGCGCGTTGCCGTACGAGGCTGCCCCCCACCGCATCCGCACCTCCCTTCCCCAGGAGGAAACATGGCCAGAAGAACCGTGGCAGCCGCACTCGCCCTCGTGGCGGGAGCCGCAGTCGGCGTCACGGCGCCCAGCCAGCCCGCACAGGCGGCCGCGCCCGGCGACAAGGACGTCACCGCCGTGATGTTCGAGTGGAAGTTCGCGTCCGTCGCCAAGGCCTGTACGGACACGCTCGGCCCGGCCGGGTACGGCTACGTGCAGGTCTCGCCGCCGCAGGAGCGCATCCAGGGCCCCACGTGGTGGACCGCGTACCAGCCCGTCAGCTACCGGATCGCCGGTCCCCTCGGTGACCGCGCCGCCTTCAAGAGCATGATCGACACCTGCCACGCCGCGGGCGTCAAGGTCGTCGCCGACTCCGTCATCAACCACATGACCGCGGGCAGCGGCACGGGCACCGGCGGCTCGTCGTACACCAAGTACAACTACCCCGGCATCTACTCCGCCACCGACTTCGACAACTGCACCGCCGAGGTCACCAACTACCAGGACCGCGGCAACGTCCAGAACTGCGAGCTGGTCGGCCTCGCCGACCTCGACACGGGCGAGGAGTACGTGCGCGGCCGCATCGCCGCGTACCTGAACGACCTCCTGTCGCTCGGCGTGGACGGTTTCCGCATCGACGCCGCCAAGCACATGCCCGCCGCCGACCTGGCCGACATCAAGTCCCGGCTCACCAACCCCAACGCCTACTGGAAGCAGGAGGCCATCCACGGCGCGGGCGAGGCCGTCTCGCCGAGCGAGTACCTCGGCAGCGGCGACGTGCAGGAGTTCCGCTACGCCCGCGACCTGAAGCGCGTCTTCACCGGTGAGAAGCTCGCGTACCTGAAGAACTTCGGCGAGGCGTGGGGCTACATGCCCTCCGGCCAGTCCGGGGTCTTCGTCGACAACCACGACACCGAGCGCGTCGGCGACACCCTGAACTACAAGCACGGCGCCAACTACACCCTGGCCAGCGTCTTCATGCTGGCCTGGCCGTACGGCTCCCCGGACGTCCACTCCGGCTACGAGTGGACCGACAAGGACGCCGGCGCGCCCAACGGCGGCCACGTCAACGCCTGCTACACCGACGGCTGGAAGTGCCAGCACGACTGGCGCGAGATCAAGTCCATGGTCGCCTTCCGGAACGTGGCCCGCGGTCAGGGCGTCACGAACTGGTGGGACAACGGCAACAACGCCATCGCCTTCGGGCGCGGCACCAAGGCGTACGTGGCCATCAACCACGAGACCGGCCCGCTGACCGGGACGTTCCAGACGTCGCTGCCCTCGGGCACGTACTGCGACGTCCAGAGCAACACGCCCGTCACGGTCGACGGCTCCGGCCGCTTCACCGCCACCCTCGCCTCCAACGCGGCCCTCGCCCTCCACGTGGGCGCCACGTCCTGCGGCGGAGGCGGCGGCACCACCCCGGCGCCCGTCACCAGCGGCGCGTCGTTCAACGTCACCGCCACCACCAGCCCCGGCCAGAACATCTACGTCACCGGCAACCAGTCCGCCCTCGGCAACTGGAACACCGGCAGCGCCCTGAAGCTCGACCCGGCCGCCTACCCCGTGTGGAAGCTCGACGTGACCCTGCCCGCGGGTACGACGTTCGAGTACAAGTACGTCCGCAAGGACGCCGCCGGAAACGTCACCTGGGAGAGCGGCGCCAACCGCGTCGCGACCGTCCCGGCGAGCGGCAGGGTGACGCTCAACGACACCTGGCGCAGCTGACCCGGACCCCGCCCGAGCCCCGCACCCCACCCGGTGCGGGGCCCCCACACCGGGCGGGTGCGCCACCGCACGCGCGAGCCACCCAGCACGCACCACCGAGCCCCGCACCCGGCCCGGGTGCGGGGCCTCCTCTCGTACGACCCTCACCGAGGAGAACCCGCCTTGATACGCCTGAGTCCCCCGGCACGCCACCGGCGGCGACGCCTGCCGCGCAGAGCGGTGGCCGCCCTCGCGGCGGCGACGCTCACCGCGCTGGCCGTCCCCGCCGCCGTCCAGGCGAGCGCCACCCCCCGGCCCCCCGAGCCGCCGTCCGACCGGCGCCTGGCGGCCGAGCCGACGCGGCACGACCTGACCCGCGAGCAGTTCTACTTCGTGCTGCCCGACCGGTTCGCCAACGGCGACCGGGGCAACGACCGCGGCGGGCTCACCGGCACCCGGCTCGCCACCGGCTACGACCCCACCGACAAGGGCTTCTACCAGGGCGGCGACCTCAAGGGCCTCACCCAGCGGCTCGACTACATCAAGGGCCTCGGCACCACCGCGATCTGGCTCGCCCCGATCTTCAAGAACCAGCCCGTGCAGGGCGAGGGCGAGAACGCCTCCGCCGGGTACCACGGCTACTGGATCACCGACTTCACCCAGGTCGACCCGCACTTCGGCACCAACGCCGACCTGGAGCGGCTCATCGACCAGGCCCACGCCAAGGGCATGAAGGTCTTCTTCGACGTCATCACCAACCACACCGCCGACGTCGTGGACTACGAGGAGAAGTCGTACGAGTACCTCTCCAAGGGAGCCTTCCCGTACCTGACGAAGGACGGCAGGCCCTTCGACGACGCCGACTACGCCGACGGCGAGCGCCGCTTCCCGAAGACGGACCTCGACTCCTTCCCGCGCACGCCCGTCGTGCCCGCCGACAAGAAGGACCTGAAGGTCCCGGCGTGGCTCAACGACCCGTCGATGTACCACAACCGGGGCGACTCCACCTTCGCCGGTGAGTCCTCCAC
This genomic window from Streptomyces thermolilacinus SPC6 contains:
- a CDS encoding carbohydrate-binding module family 20 domain-containing protein — translated: MARRTVAAALALVAGAAVGVTAPSQPAQAAAPGDKDVTAVMFEWKFASVAKACTDTLGPAGYGYVQVSPPQERIQGPTWWTAYQPVSYRIAGPLGDRAAFKSMIDTCHAAGVKVVADSVINHMTAGSGTGTGGSSYTKYNYPGIYSATDFDNCTAEVTNYQDRGNVQNCELVGLADLDTGEEYVRGRIAAYLNDLLSLGVDGFRIDAAKHMPAADLADIKSRLTNPNAYWKQEAIHGAGEAVSPSEYLGSGDVQEFRYARDLKRVFTGEKLAYLKNFGEAWGYMPSGQSGVFVDNHDTERVGDTLNYKHGANYTLASVFMLAWPYGSPDVHSGYEWTDKDAGAPNGGHVNACYTDGWKCQHDWREIKSMVAFRNVARGQGVTNWWDNGNNAIAFGRGTKAYVAINHETGPLTGTFQTSLPSGTYCDVQSNTPVTVDGSGRFTATLASNAALALHVGATSCGGGGGTTPAPVTSGASFNVTATTSPGQNIYVTGNQSALGNWNTGSALKLDPAAYPVWKLDVTLPAGTTFEYKYVRKDAAGNVTWESGANRVATVPASGRVTLNDTWRS